In Streptomyces ambofaciens ATCC 23877, a single genomic region encodes these proteins:
- a CDS encoding Lrp/AsnC family transcriptional regulator yields the protein MTMYSPDATDWLILDALQRNGRASFAELARAVSMSASAVTERVRRLEETGVIQGYAAVVDPERLGLPILAFVRLRYPVANYKPFHDLVAVTPEILEAHHVTGDDCFVIKVAARSMRHLEQVSGRISALGSVTTSVVYSSPLPRRSLGR from the coding sequence ATGACCATGTATTCTCCGGACGCCACCGACTGGCTCATCCTCGACGCCCTCCAGCGCAACGGGCGGGCCAGTTTCGCCGAGCTCGCCCGTGCCGTCTCGATGTCCGCGAGCGCGGTGACCGAGCGGGTGCGCCGGCTGGAGGAGACCGGGGTGATCCAGGGGTACGCGGCGGTGGTCGACCCCGAACGGCTGGGGCTGCCGATCCTGGCGTTCGTGCGGCTGCGCTATCCGGTCGCCAACTACAAGCCGTTCCACGACCTGGTCGCCGTGACCCCCGAGATCCTGGAGGCCCACCACGTCACGGGGGACGACTGCTTCGTGATCAAGGTCGCGGCCCGTTCGATGCGGCACCTGGAGCAGGTGTCGGGCCGGATCAGCGCGCTCGGCTCGGTGACCACGAGCGTCGTCTACTCCTCGCCCCTTCCCCGCCGGTCCCTGGGCCGCTGA
- a CDS encoding trans-sulfuration enzyme family protein, with amino-acid sequence MDSARTPTSPPHDVRTTPLTGRALATEAVHAGRDDLAGRGLHAPPIDLSTTYPSYDSRGEAARIDAFAATGADPQGPPVYGRLGNPTVARFETALARLEGTQAAVAFASGMAALTAVLLVRASMGLRHVVAVRPLYGCSDHLLTAGLLGSEVTWTDPAGIADALRPDTGLVLVESPANPTLAEVDLRAVAHACGSVPLLVDNTFATPVLQRPAEQGARLVLHSATKYLGGHGDVLAGVVACDEEFAGRLRQVRFATGGVLHPLAGYLLLRGLSTLPVRVRAASANAAVLVERLAADPRVRRVHYPRIGGAMVSFEIHGDPHEVIARVRLITPAVSLGSVDTLIQHPASISHRIVDADDRRDAGVGDRLLRLSVGLEDVDDLWADLDRALGERVAEAIPLREALSRAE; translated from the coding sequence ATGGACTCTGCGCGCACGCCCACGTCACCACCCCACGACGTACGCACCACCCCGCTCACGGGCAGGGCACTGGCCACCGAGGCGGTGCACGCCGGCCGCGACGACCTCGCGGGCCGGGGACTGCACGCCCCGCCCATCGACCTGTCCACCACCTACCCCTCGTACGACAGCCGCGGTGAGGCGGCCCGCATCGACGCGTTCGCCGCCACCGGCGCCGACCCGCAGGGCCCGCCGGTCTACGGCCGCCTCGGCAATCCCACCGTCGCCCGTTTCGAGACGGCGCTGGCCCGGCTGGAGGGCACGCAGGCCGCCGTCGCCTTCGCCAGCGGGATGGCCGCGCTGACCGCGGTCCTGCTGGTCCGCGCCTCGATGGGGCTGCGGCACGTCGTGGCCGTGCGACCCCTGTACGGCTGCAGCGACCACCTGCTGACCGCCGGCCTGCTGGGGTCCGAGGTCACCTGGACCGACCCGGCGGGCATAGCCGACGCGCTGCGTCCGGACACCGGGCTGGTGCTCGTGGAGTCGCCCGCCAACCCCACCCTGGCCGAGGTGGACCTGCGGGCCGTCGCCCACGCCTGCGGCTCGGTGCCGCTGCTCGTGGACAACACCTTCGCCACGCCCGTCCTGCAGCGCCCCGCCGAGCAGGGTGCCCGGCTGGTGCTGCACAGCGCCACCAAGTACCTCGGCGGGCACGGGGACGTGCTGGCCGGTGTCGTGGCCTGCGACGAGGAGTTCGCGGGACGGCTGCGGCAGGTGCGTTTCGCCACCGGGGGCGTTCTGCATCCGCTGGCCGGTTATCTCCTGCTGCGCGGGCTGTCGACCCTGCCCGTGCGGGTGCGGGCCGCCTCCGCCAACGCCGCGGTCCTCGTCGAGCGGCTCGCCGCCGACCCGCGCGTGAGGCGCGTCCACTACCCGCGGATCGGCGGCGCGATGGTCTCCTTCGAGATCCACGGCGACCCGCACGAGGTCATCGCCCGGGTCCGCCTGATCACCCCGGCGGTGAGCCTCGGCAGCGTCGACACGCTGATCCAGCACCCGGCGTCCATCAGCCACCGCATCGTCGACGCCGACGACCGCCGGGACGCCGGGGTCGGCGACCGGCTGCTGCGGCTGTCGGTCGGCCTGGAGGACGTGGACGACCTGTGGGCCGATCTGGACCGGGCGCTGGGGGAGCGGGTGGCCGAGGCGATCCCGCTGCGGGAGGCGCTGTCGCGGGCCGAGTGA
- a CDS encoding rhodanese-like domain-containing protein has translation MSVTTASPVLRVAPAPPAEAAAYFRASLAFHTDVSDVAAALAADGDPGFVLVDCRSTQSWDQGHVPGAVHLPTALVPEQARRLLDPAVPVVTYCWGPGCDGAARAALALAELGYRVKEMLGGFEYWAREGFAHETWQGTGRRAVDPLTAPVDAADCGC, from the coding sequence ATGAGCGTCACCACCGCCAGCCCCGTCCTGCGCGTCGCCCCCGCGCCGCCCGCGGAGGCCGCCGCCTACTTCCGGGCGAGCCTCGCCTTCCACACCGACGTCTCCGACGTCGCCGCCGCCCTCGCGGCCGACGGTGACCCGGGGTTCGTCCTCGTGGACTGCCGCTCCACCCAGTCCTGGGACCAGGGCCACGTCCCCGGCGCCGTCCACCTGCCCACCGCCCTCGTCCCCGAGCAGGCCCGCCGGCTCCTCGACCCCGCGGTGCCGGTCGTGACGTACTGCTGGGGGCCCGGCTGCGACGGCGCGGCACGCGCCGCCCTCGCCCTCGCCGAACTCGGCTACCGCGTCAAGGAGATGCTCGGCGGCTTCGAGTACTGGGCGCGTGAGGGCTTCGCCCACGAGACGTGGCAGGGCACCGGGCGCCGTGCCGTGGACCCCCTGACCGCCCCGGTGGACGCGGCCGACTGCGGCTGCTGA
- a CDS encoding AAA family ATPase produces the protein MRLHRLDITAFGPFGASQSVDFDDLSAAGIFLLHGPTGAGKTSVLDAVCYALYGSVPGARQSGQGATLRSDHAAVGTRTEVRLELTVAGRRLEVTRQPPWERPKLRGKGTTVDKAQTWLREYDAGAGAWKDLSRSHQEIGEEITQLLGMSREQFCQVVLLPQGDFARFLRADAEARGKLLGRLFDTRRFAEVEKHLAERRRATEAQVREGDAALLADAHRMQQAAGDAMELPELAPGEPGLAEAVLSAAAVARSTARELLDIADGRLAATESAQAAAERDLADARELHRLQRRSAEARERAARLAERADAHRAAQERMERGRKAEAVAPALELRDGTDTEHRRAAAAEARARALLPEALADAGAAGLAAAARRAAEELGGLESARRAEQRLTELAEERTRLERQERADEEVLHEAETWLADWAATRTGLQDRLDRAQEAATRAEQLAVQRDPARRRLNAARQRDQFAGDTDEAGRVALVSAEHAVAARAHWLDLKEQRLNGIAAELAAGLTDGAPCAVCGATEHPAPARKVVGHVDREAEEEALAAYQAADERRAEAERRLGTVREALAAATAEAGDAPTARLAEESEELERQYARARATASGLHAAQEELRRAEQEREQRVAAQQQAAVRAASRVGNRERLESERLALEEELTRARGTADSVAARVAELERRAERLTEAAEAARVAEDTAQRLKEADARLADAAFRAGFDTPRDAAAALLDDAAHRELQRRLDAWQSEDSAVRAVLAEADTADAARRPPADLPAAERTAADAGRRLREASSARDAATRRCAELDRLSARAATAVRRLLPLREEHGRVARLATLAAGTSADNERRMRLESYVLAARLEQVAAAATARLRRMSSGRYTLVHSDDRTGRGRSGLGLHVVDAWTGRERDTATLSGGETFFASLALALGLADVVTDEAGGVRLDTLFIDEGFGSLDDQTLDEVLDVLDSLRERDRSVGIVSHVADLRRRIHAQLEVVKGRSGSVLRQRGTA, from the coding sequence GTGAGGCTGCACCGACTGGACATCACCGCGTTCGGGCCGTTCGGTGCCTCGCAGAGCGTCGACTTCGACGACCTGTCGGCAGCCGGGATCTTCCTGCTGCACGGCCCGACCGGTGCCGGCAAGACCTCCGTCCTCGACGCGGTGTGCTACGCGCTGTACGGCTCGGTGCCCGGCGCCCGCCAGAGCGGTCAGGGCGCGACCCTGCGCAGCGACCACGCCGCCGTCGGCACGCGCACCGAGGTGCGCCTCGAACTCACCGTCGCCGGACGGCGGCTGGAGGTCACCCGGCAGCCGCCCTGGGAGCGTCCGAAGCTGCGCGGCAAGGGCACCACCGTCGACAAGGCCCAGACCTGGCTGCGCGAGTACGACGCGGGCGCCGGGGCCTGGAAGGACCTCAGCCGTTCCCACCAGGAGATCGGGGAGGAGATCACGCAGCTGCTCGGCATGAGCCGTGAGCAGTTCTGTCAGGTCGTGCTGTTGCCCCAGGGCGACTTCGCACGCTTCCTGCGCGCCGACGCGGAAGCGCGCGGCAAGCTGCTCGGCCGGCTCTTCGACACCCGGCGCTTCGCCGAGGTCGAGAAGCACCTCGCCGAGCGGCGCCGCGCGACCGAGGCCCAGGTGCGGGAGGGGGACGCCGCGCTGCTGGCCGACGCCCACCGGATGCAGCAGGCCGCCGGCGACGCCATGGAACTGCCGGAGCTGGCGCCGGGTGAGCCGGGCCTGGCCGAGGCCGTGCTGAGCGCCGCCGCGGTCGCCCGCAGCACGGCCAGGGAACTGCTCGACATCGCCGACGGCCGGCTTGCGGCCACCGAGTCCGCCCAGGCCGCCGCCGAGCGCGACCTGGCCGACGCACGGGAACTGCACCGGTTGCAGCGCAGGTCCGCCGAGGCGCGGGAGCGGGCCGCACGGCTGGCGGAGCGGGCGGACGCCCACCGCGCCGCCCAGGAGCGGATGGAACGGGGACGCAAGGCCGAAGCGGTGGCCCCCGCACTGGAGTTGCGGGACGGCACCGACACCGAGCACCGACGGGCGGCGGCCGCCGAGGCCAGGGCGCGCGCCCTGCTGCCGGAGGCCCTCGCGGACGCGGGCGCCGCCGGCCTGGCCGCGGCAGCACGCCGGGCGGCCGAAGAGCTGGGCGGGCTGGAATCGGCACGCAGGGCCGAGCAGCGCCTCACCGAGCTGGCCGAGGAACGGACCCGGCTGGAGCGCCAGGAACGCGCCGACGAGGAGGTCCTGCACGAGGCGGAGACCTGGCTCGCCGACTGGGCGGCCACCCGCACCGGACTGCAGGACCGCCTCGACCGGGCGCAGGAGGCGGCGACCCGCGCCGAGCAGCTCGCCGTCCAGCGCGACCCGGCCCGGCGCCGGCTGAACGCGGCCCGGCAGCGCGACCAGTTCGCCGGCGACACCGACGAGGCGGGGCGGGTGGCGCTGGTCTCGGCCGAACACGCGGTCGCGGCCCGCGCCCACTGGCTCGACCTCAAGGAACAGCGGCTGAACGGCATAGCGGCCGAGCTCGCCGCTGGCCTCACCGACGGCGCACCGTGCGCGGTGTGCGGTGCCACCGAACACCCCGCCCCCGCCCGCAAGGTCGTCGGACACGTCGACCGCGAGGCCGAGGAGGAGGCCCTCGCCGCCTACCAGGCGGCGGACGAGCGGCGCGCCGAGGCCGAACGACGCCTGGGCACCGTACGGGAGGCGCTGGCCGCGGCCACGGCGGAGGCCGGGGACGCGCCCACCGCCCGGCTGGCCGAGGAGAGCGAGGAGCTGGAGCGGCAGTACGCGCGGGCCCGGGCCACCGCCTCGGGGCTCCATGCCGCCCAGGAGGAGCTGCGCCGGGCGGAGCAGGAGCGGGAGCAGCGGGTCGCCGCTCAGCAGCAGGCCGCCGTCCGCGCCGCCTCGCGGGTCGGCAACCGGGAGCGACTGGAGAGCGAGCGGCTCGCCCTGGAGGAGGAGTTGACCCGGGCCCGCGGCACCGCCGACAGCGTGGCGGCGCGGGTCGCGGAGCTGGAGCGGCGGGCCGAGCGGCTCACGGAGGCCGCCGAGGCCGCCCGCGTCGCCGAGGACACGGCCCAGCGGCTCAAGGAAGCCGACGCCCGTCTCGCCGACGCCGCCTTCCGCGCCGGGTTCGACACCCCCCGGGACGCCGCCGCCGCGCTCCTCGACGACGCCGCCCACCGAGAACTGCAACGGCGGCTCGACGCATGGCAGTCCGAGGACTCCGCCGTCCGCGCCGTCCTCGCCGAGGCCGACACCGCCGACGCGGCCCGGCGGCCGCCCGCCGACCTCCCGGCGGCGGAACGCACCGCCGCCGACGCGGGCCGGCGGCTGCGCGAGGCCTCCTCGGCGCGGGACGCCGCCACCCGGCGCTGCGCCGAGCTGGACCGCCTGTCCGCGCGGGCCGCCACCGCCGTGCGCCGGCTCCTCCCGCTGCGCGAGGAGCACGGCCGCGTGGCCCGTCTCGCCACCCTCGCCGCGGGCACCTCGGCGGACAACGAACGCCGGATGCGTCTGGAGTCCTACGTGCTGGCCGCCCGGCTGGAGCAGGTCGCCGCGGCGGCGACCGCGCGGCTTCGGCGCATGTCCTCGGGCCGCTACACCCTCGTCCACTCCGACGACCGCACCGGGCGCGGCCGCAGCGGCCTCGGCCTGCACGTCGTCGACGCCTGGACCGGACGCGAACGCGACACGGCCACCCTGTCCGGCGGTGAGACGTTCTTCGCCTCGCTCGCCCTCGCGCTCGGCCTCGCCGACGTCGTCACCGACGAGGCGGGCGGTGTGCGCCTCGACACCCTCTTCATCGACGAGGGTTTCGGCAGCCTCGACGACCAGACCCTCGACGAGGTCCTCGACGTCCTCGACTCCCTGCGCGAGCGGGACCGCAGCGTCGGCATCGTCAGCCACGTCGCCGACCTGCGGCGGCGGATCCACGCCCAACTGGAGGTCGTGAAGGGGCGGTCGGGTTCGGTGCTGCGGCAGCGGGGCACCGCCTGA
- a CDS encoding immunity 21 family protein, whose amino-acid sequence MVRYAEPGAVEWVESGGGPLIAVPETVLPFWTGADGEETASDYDRACEVDGYVGLLPVGDATALVLGDEPASTAYLPDHGAFVRWCAADSEAEVLAGVPAALDAAEWDAEVSWRVSGPVLLFDAAWPGTTCDRTDHVRVALEPGQYAVRAAEVRPGPETWLNVVQLRRLDR is encoded by the coding sequence ATGGTGCGATACGCGGAGCCGGGCGCGGTGGAGTGGGTCGAGTCGGGCGGCGGTCCGCTGATAGCGGTCCCGGAGACGGTCCTGCCGTTCTGGACGGGTGCCGACGGCGAGGAGACGGCCTCCGACTACGACCGGGCCTGCGAGGTCGACGGGTACGTCGGGCTCCTCCCGGTCGGCGACGCCACCGCACTGGTACTGGGCGACGAACCCGCCTCGACCGCCTACCTGCCCGACCACGGTGCCTTCGTCCGCTGGTGCGCCGCGGACTCGGAGGCCGAGGTCCTGGCCGGGGTTCCCGCGGCGCTGGACGCGGCCGAGTGGGACGCCGAGGTGTCCTGGCGCGTGTCCGGTCCCGTGCTGCTCTTCGACGCGGCGTGGCCCGGAACCACCTGCGACCGCACCGACCACGTGCGGGTCGCCCTGGAACCGGGCCAGTACGCGGTGCGCGCCGCCGAGGTGCGCCCCGGGCCCGAGACCTGGCTGAACGTCGTCCAACTGCGGCGGCTCGACCGGTAG
- a CDS encoding GNAT family N-acetyltransferase encodes MSRYLSDPTTTAAPLMEHGPAVPALLVASLAALIATAGFQTWWSRRHGHAPPPDDTGARPPSTARQAGPPETGSTSAPGSGTGAQDADSALWRMRTTVRDAPGSLARLCAALAGRRIDILSLQTHPLADGTVDEFLLRAPGELTGSELTGLVSTAGGTETWTERADAHDLVDAPARILGLATRTALDTAELPLALRQLLGRCTIRSLPAPFGGRPSDDVPPEGVLEDTVLRLRAPEGGTISVERPYLPFTPAEFARARALVELDARLGPRVPRGRDVLTLPEGSDITVRRAHPRDLPAAKAMHERCSAATLGMRYHGPVVDADRYLNHLLSPRYGRTLAVQTASGRIVGLGHLLWDGDETEVALLVEDAWQRRGVGGELLGRLVAMAAETGCESVYAVTQASNTGMVAAMRGLGLPLDYQIEEGTLVVTARLDAAARAAARLPHGERIGRE; translated from the coding sequence ATGAGTCGATACCTGTCCGACCCGACGACGACCGCCGCGCCCCTGATGGAACACGGCCCCGCGGTGCCCGCCCTGCTCGTGGCCTCGCTGGCGGCCCTGATCGCCACGGCGGGCTTCCAGACCTGGTGGTCACGGCGCCACGGGCACGCCCCGCCGCCGGACGATACCGGCGCCCGGCCGCCGTCCACGGCACGGCAGGCCGGGCCGCCGGAGACCGGGTCCACGTCCGCTCCCGGCAGCGGCACCGGTGCACAGGACGCGGACAGCGCGCTGTGGCGGATGCGGACGACGGTGCGGGACGCGCCCGGGTCGCTGGCCCGGTTGTGCGCGGCCCTCGCCGGCCGGCGGATCGACATCCTCAGCCTGCAGACGCACCCGCTGGCCGACGGAACGGTGGACGAGTTCCTGCTCCGCGCCCCGGGCGAGCTGACGGGCTCGGAGCTGACCGGCCTGGTGTCGACGGCCGGCGGAACCGAGACCTGGACCGAGCGGGCGGACGCGCACGACCTGGTGGACGCGCCGGCCCGGATACTGGGGCTGGCCACCCGTACGGCTCTGGACACCGCCGAACTCCCGCTGGCGCTGCGTCAGTTGCTGGGCCGTTGCACCATCCGGTCGCTGCCCGCACCGTTCGGTGGACGTCCGTCGGACGACGTGCCGCCGGAAGGCGTACTGGAGGACACCGTGCTGCGGCTGCGCGCGCCGGAGGGCGGGACGATCAGCGTGGAGCGGCCGTACCTGCCGTTCACTCCCGCCGAGTTCGCCCGGGCGCGGGCGCTGGTGGAGCTGGACGCCCGGCTCGGTCCGCGCGTCCCGCGCGGCCGGGACGTACTGACACTGCCCGAGGGGAGCGACATCACGGTCCGGCGCGCCCACCCGCGCGACCTGCCGGCGGCGAAGGCGATGCACGAGCGGTGCTCGGCCGCGACACTCGGGATGCGGTACCACGGCCCGGTCGTCGACGCCGACCGGTATCTGAACCACCTGCTGAGCCCGCGCTACGGCCGGACCCTCGCCGTACAGACCGCGTCGGGCCGGATCGTCGGGCTGGGGCATCTGCTGTGGGACGGGGACGAGACGGAGGTCGCGCTGCTCGTGGAGGACGCGTGGCAGCGCCGGGGCGTCGGCGGTGAGCTCCTCGGCAGGCTCGTGGCGATGGCCGCGGAGACCGGCTGCGAGAGCGTGTACGCCGTGACGCAGGCGTCCAACACCGGCATGGTCGCCGCGATGCGCGGCCTGGGCCTCCCCCTCGACTACCAGATCGAGGAGGGGACCCTCGTGGTCACGGCCCGCCTGGATGCGGCGGCCCGGGCGGCGGCACGGCTGCCCCACGGGGAGCGGATCGGCCGGGAGTGA
- a CDS encoding DUF885 domain-containing protein → MSETKSPLPREVADAYVDDLIALDPVTGTYLGVQESSSRLPDLSPAGQEARAELARATLARLDEAERRPGGDSDVERRCARLLRERLTAELAVHEAEEGLRSVGNLGTAAHSVREVFTVTPTRTDEDWARIAERLRAVPNALAGYRASLTLGLERKLYASPRPTATFVDQLGEWADTSEGRGWFEDFASAGPEALRAELDEAARGATAAVVQLRDWMREVYTPAIEGAPDTVGRERYARWSRYYNGTDLDLDEAYAYGWAEYHRLLAEMKREAEKILPGAETPWVALAHLDEHGRHIEGVDEVRDWLQGLMDRAIESLDGTHFELAERVRKVESRIAPPGSAAAPYYTPPSEDFSRPGRTWLPTMGLTRFPVYDLVSTWYHEGVPGHHLQLAQWAHVAQDLSRYQASVGMVSANAEGWALYAERLMDELGFLTDAEQRLGYLDAQMMRAARVVVDIGMHLELEIPADSPFHPGERWTPELAQEFFGAHSSRPADFVESELTRYLTIPGQAIGYKLGERAWLLGRENARRRHGDSFDPKAWHMAALSQGSLGLDDLVDELSRL, encoded by the coding sequence ATGTCAGAGACCAAGAGCCCGCTGCCCCGCGAGGTCGCCGACGCCTACGTCGACGACCTCATCGCCCTCGACCCGGTCACCGGTACCTACCTCGGTGTGCAGGAGAGTTCCAGCCGTCTGCCTGACCTCTCGCCCGCGGGGCAGGAGGCTCGGGCGGAGCTGGCGCGGGCCACGCTCGCCCGGCTGGACGAGGCGGAGCGCCGGCCCGGCGGGGACAGCGACGTGGAGCGGCGCTGCGCCCGGCTGCTGCGCGAGCGCCTCACCGCCGAACTCGCCGTGCACGAGGCGGAGGAGGGCCTGCGCTCGGTCGGCAACCTGGGCACCGCCGCGCACTCGGTGCGCGAGGTCTTCACGGTGACGCCGACGCGGACGGACGAGGACTGGGCCCGGATCGCCGAGCGGCTGCGCGCGGTGCCGAACGCCCTCGCGGGCTACCGCGCGTCCCTGACGCTGGGCCTGGAGCGCAAGCTGTACGCCTCCCCGCGCCCGACGGCCACCTTCGTCGACCAGCTCGGCGAGTGGGCCGACACGAGTGAGGGCCGCGGCTGGTTCGAGGACTTCGCGTCCGCCGGTCCCGAGGCGCTGCGCGCGGAACTGGACGAGGCGGCCAGGGGCGCGACGGCGGCCGTGGTCCAGCTGCGGGACTGGATGCGCGAGGTGTACACGCCGGCCATCGAGGGGGCTCCGGACACGGTCGGCCGCGAGCGCTACGCCCGCTGGTCGCGCTACTACAACGGCACGGACCTGGACCTGGACGAGGCGTACGCGTACGGCTGGGCCGAGTACCACCGGCTGCTCGCCGAGATGAAGCGGGAGGCGGAGAAGATCCTGCCGGGCGCCGAGACGCCCTGGGTGGCGCTGGCGCACCTGGACGAGCACGGCAGGCACATCGAGGGGGTCGACGAGGTCCGCGACTGGCTGCAGGGCCTGATGGACCGGGCGATCGAGTCGCTGGACGGCACCCACTTCGAACTCGCCGAGCGGGTACGGAAGGTGGAGTCGCGCATCGCCCCGCCGGGCAGCGCCGCGGCCCCGTACTACACGCCTCCGTCGGAGGACTTCTCGCGCCCCGGCCGCACCTGGCTGCCGACGATGGGCCTGACCCGCTTCCCCGTCTACGACCTGGTCTCCACCTGGTACCACGAGGGCGTCCCCGGCCATCACCTCCAGCTCGCCCAGTGGGCGCACGTCGCCCAGGACCTCTCGCGCTACCAGGCCTCGGTCGGCATGGTCAGCGCCAACGCCGAGGGTTGGGCGCTGTACGCGGAGCGGCTGATGGACGAGCTGGGCTTCCTCACGGACGCCGAGCAGCGCCTCGGCTACCTGGACGCGCAGATGATGCGGGCCGCCCGGGTCGTCGTGGACATCGGCATGCACCTGGAGCTGGAGATCCCGGCCGACTCGCCGTTCCACCCGGGTGAGCGCTGGACGCCGGAGCTGGCCCAGGAGTTCTTCGGCGCGCACAGCAGCCGCCCGGCGGACTTCGTGGAGAGCGAGCTGACCCGGTACCTGACGATCCCGGGCCAGGCGATCGGCTACAAGCTCGGTGAGCGGGCGTGGCTGCTGGGCCGGGAGAACGCGCGCAGGCGGCACGGTGACTCCTTCGACCCGAAGGCCTGGCACATGGCCGCCCTCTCCCAGGGTTCGCTGGGCCTGGACGACCTGGTGGACGAGCTGTCCCGGCTCTGA
- a CDS encoding Lrp/AsnC family transcriptional regulator, which yields MAESVVLDPVDLQLLRLLQNDARTTYRDLAAQVGVAPSTCLDRVARLRRAGVILGHRLELDPARLGRGLQALLSVQVRPHRRELVGPFVDRIRALPESRTVFHLTGPDDYLVHVAVADMADLQRLVLDEFTSRREVARVETRLIFQQWECGPLLPPAPPPVAPPATP from the coding sequence ATGGCCGAATCCGTCGTACTGGATCCGGTCGATCTCCAGCTGCTGCGGCTGCTGCAGAACGACGCCCGGACCACCTACCGCGACCTCGCCGCCCAGGTCGGTGTGGCCCCGTCGACGTGCCTGGACCGGGTGGCCCGGCTGCGGCGTGCCGGGGTGATCCTCGGTCATCGGCTCGAACTGGACCCGGCGAGGCTGGGGCGCGGGCTCCAGGCGCTGCTGTCGGTGCAGGTGCGCCCGCACCGGCGGGAGCTGGTGGGCCCGTTCGTCGACCGGATCAGGGCCCTGCCGGAGTCGCGCACCGTCTTCCACCTCACCGGTCCCGACGACTACCTGGTCCATGTCGCGGTCGCGGACATGGCCGACCTGCAGCGACTGGTCCTGGACGAGTTCACGTCCCGCCGGGAGGTGGCCCGGGTCGAGACGCGGCTGATCTTCCAGCAGTGGGAGTGCGGCCCCCTGCTGCCGCCCGCCCCGCCCCCTGTCGCACCCCCGGCCACGCCCTGA
- a CDS encoding SDR family oxidoreductase produces the protein MPRIPHTAPEDLRRDPLPLRGRTALVTGASRRGGIGHAVARRLAAYGASVYVHHHVPHDAAMPWGADQPEEVAASVRAALGDPDATVVAGPGDLTEVDAPGELIATAAGALGGRLDILVANHALSGSDGTLDTIDAGMLDAHWRVDTRSVLLLVQAFARLRAALPPRTPGGRVVMMTSGQDLGGGMPGEIAYALQKGALASVTRSLSTALAEHAVTVNAVNPGPVDTGYMTGEDYEAIAALFPAGRWGMPDDPARLVAWLATDEAEWVTGQVVDSEGGFRR, from the coding sequence ATGCCACGAATTCCCCACACCGCACCCGAAGACCTGCGCCGCGACCCCCTGCCCCTGCGCGGCCGGACCGCCCTCGTCACCGGAGCCAGCCGCCGCGGCGGCATCGGCCACGCCGTGGCCCGACGGCTCGCCGCGTACGGAGCGAGCGTCTACGTGCACCACCACGTCCCGCACGACGCCGCCATGCCCTGGGGCGCCGACCAGCCCGAGGAGGTGGCCGCCTCCGTACGCGCCGCACTCGGCGACCCGGACGCCACCGTCGTCGCGGGCCCCGGCGACCTCACCGAAGTCGACGCGCCGGGCGAACTCATCGCCACCGCCGCCGGGGCGCTCGGCGGACGGCTGGACATCCTGGTCGCCAACCACGCGCTCAGCGGCTCCGACGGCACCCTCGACACGATCGACGCCGGCATGCTCGACGCGCACTGGCGGGTCGACACCCGCTCGGTGCTGCTGCTCGTCCAGGCCTTCGCCCGGCTGCGCGCCGCGCTCCCGCCCCGCACGCCCGGCGGACGCGTCGTGATGATGACGTCCGGCCAGGACCTCGGGGGCGGCATGCCCGGCGAGATCGCCTACGCCCTGCAGAAGGGCGCGCTCGCCTCCGTCACCCGATCCCTGTCGACGGCCCTCGCCGAGCACGCCGTCACCGTGAACGCGGTCAACCCCGGCCCCGTGGACACCGGTTACATGACCGGCGAGGACTACGAGGCCATCGCCGCGCTCTTCCCCGCCGGCCGGTGGGGCATGCCCGACGACCCGGCCCGCCTCGTCGCGTGGCTCGCCACGGACGAGGCGGAGTGGGTCACCGGTCAGGTCGTCGACTCGGAGGGCGGCTTCCGGCGGTGA